A single genomic interval of Saccharothrix saharensis harbors:
- a CDS encoding DUF418 domain-containing protein, with translation MSTSSAMVDRPLAGGRALAPDVARGAMLLMIALAHAHMYLYGHPTGFRAYALDGGPLDRVVTGLQVALVDGRAMPMFAALFGYGFVQLASKRTDDWPTTRRVLRRRSRWLLLFGCGHAVLLFFGDILAAYGLAGLLLVGVLRWRDRTVLALAGAWLLVHAAASLMTGLRIAEFGGASNMVATADPVAALGERVALWAVLTPFLVVELVVPVLLGVWAARRRLLDEPGRHVTTLRRTAWFGLGSAVLGGLPLALVDAGVWTPGGLAVPAYVLHGITGLAGGLGYAALVGLVAARATRPGRVLTGLAACGRRSLTCYLLQSVVFVAVFVPYAGGLGAELGTAAASGIAVLTWLAAVVLADALRRADLGGPAEWLLRRLTYGRRGFEKVR, from the coding sequence TTGTCCACATCTTCCGCCATGGTCGACCGGCCGCTCGCCGGCGGACGCGCACTGGCGCCCGACGTCGCACGCGGCGCGATGCTGTTGATGATCGCGCTCGCCCACGCGCACATGTACCTGTACGGCCACCCGACCGGGTTCCGGGCCTACGCGCTGGACGGCGGCCCGCTCGACCGCGTCGTGACCGGGCTCCAGGTCGCGCTGGTCGACGGGCGGGCCATGCCGATGTTCGCGGCGCTGTTCGGCTACGGGTTCGTGCAGCTCGCGAGCAAGCGGACCGACGACTGGCCGACCACCCGCCGGGTGCTGCGCAGGCGGAGCCGGTGGCTGCTGTTGTTCGGGTGCGGCCACGCCGTCCTGCTGTTCTTCGGCGACATCCTGGCCGCCTACGGGCTGGCCGGGCTGCTGCTGGTCGGCGTCCTGCGGTGGCGTGACCGCACGGTGCTCGCCCTCGCCGGCGCCTGGCTGCTCGTGCACGCCGCCGCGTCGCTGATGACCGGCCTGCGGATCGCCGAGTTCGGCGGCGCGTCGAACATGGTCGCCACCGCGGACCCGGTGGCGGCACTGGGTGAGCGGGTGGCGCTGTGGGCGGTGCTGACGCCGTTCCTGGTGGTGGAGCTGGTGGTCCCGGTCCTGCTCGGCGTCTGGGCCGCCCGCCGTCGCCTGCTGGACGAGCCGGGCCGCCACGTCACCACGTTGCGCCGGACCGCGTGGTTCGGCCTCGGGTCGGCCGTGCTCGGCGGGCTGCCGCTGGCACTCGTGGACGCCGGGGTGTGGACGCCCGGCGGTCTCGCGGTGCCGGCGTACGTCCTGCACGGCATCACCGGGCTGGCGGGTGGCCTGGGGTACGCAGCACTGGTGGGGCTCGTCGCGGCACGGGCCACCCGGCCGGGCCGGGTGCTGACCGGGCTGGCCGCGTGCGGACGGCGTTCGTTGACCTGCTACCTCTTGCAGTCCGTCGTGTTCGTGGCGGTGTTCGTGCCGTACGCCGGAGGCCTGGGCGCGGAACTGGGCACGGCGGCGGCGTCCGGGATCGCGGTGCTCACGTGGCTGGCCGCGGTCGTGCTCGCCGACGCGCTGCGCCGCGCGGACCTCGGTGGTCCGGCCGAATGGTTGCTGCGCCGGCTCACGTACGGCCGCAGGGGTTTCGAAAAGGTTCGATAA
- a CDS encoding M20 metallopeptidase family protein, whose product MSVHEDATALLDDLVLLRRRLHADPEVGLDLPRTQEKVLAALDGLPLELTLGESSTSVTGVLRGARPGPVVLLRADLDALPIQERTGLDFASRVDGVMHACGHDMHTAMLVGAARLLAARRGGMAGDVVFMFQPGEEGWDGSAAMIEEGVLDAAGRRADAAYALHVFGAGVPHGVFSARPGTTMAASDVLEVTVVGAGGHGARPHRAKDPIPAACEMVTALQTLVTRQHDIFDPVVVTVGSFHAGTKRNVIPDSARFEATVRTFSAPAKARVEDAAVTLVRSIARAHGLRAEVEFRDGYPMTVNDAHETAFVTDTITDLFDHRFRPLRNPMPGGEDFSRVLREVPGAFIPFGVGDGTTDNHSPLARFDDALLADGATVLAELALRRIGR is encoded by the coding sequence ATGTCGGTGCACGAGGACGCCACCGCCCTGCTGGACGACCTGGTGCTGCTGCGACGGCGGCTGCACGCCGACCCCGAGGTCGGCCTCGACTTACCGCGCACGCAGGAGAAGGTGCTCGCCGCGCTGGACGGGCTGCCGCTGGAGCTGACGTTGGGCGAGTCGTCGACCTCGGTGACCGGAGTCCTGCGCGGCGCGCGGCCGGGACCGGTGGTGCTGCTGCGCGCCGACCTGGACGCGTTGCCGATCCAGGAGCGCACCGGGCTGGACTTCGCGTCCCGTGTGGACGGTGTGATGCACGCGTGCGGCCACGACATGCACACCGCGATGCTGGTCGGTGCCGCGCGCCTGCTCGCGGCGCGGCGCGGCGGGATGGCGGGCGACGTGGTGTTCATGTTCCAGCCCGGCGAGGAGGGCTGGGACGGGTCGGCCGCGATGATCGAGGAGGGCGTTCTGGACGCGGCGGGCCGCAGGGCGGACGCCGCCTACGCGTTGCACGTGTTCGGCGCGGGCGTGCCGCACGGCGTGTTCTCGGCCCGCCCGGGCACGACGATGGCGGCTTCCGACGTGCTGGAGGTGACCGTGGTCGGTGCCGGCGGGCACGGTGCCCGTCCGCACCGCGCGAAGGACCCGATCCCGGCGGCGTGCGAGATGGTCACCGCGTTGCAGACCCTGGTCACCCGACAGCACGACATCTTCGACCCGGTGGTGGTGACCGTGGGGTCGTTCCACGCGGGGACCAAGCGCAACGTCATCCCCGACAGCGCGCGCTTCGAGGCGACCGTGCGCACGTTCTCCGCGCCGGCCAAGGCCAGGGTCGAGGACGCCGCGGTCACGCTGGTCCGGTCCATCGCGCGGGCGCACGGCCTGCGCGCCGAGGTGGAGTTCCGCGACGGCTACCCGATGACGGTCAACGACGCGCACGAGACGGCGTTCGTCACCGACACGATCACCGACCTCTTCGACCACCGCTTCCGCCCGTTGCGCAACCCGATGCCTGGCGGCGAGGACTTCTCCCGCGTCCTGCGCGAGGTCCCCGGCGCGTTCATCCCGTTCGGCGTGGGTGACGGCACCACGGACAACCACTCCCCTCTCGCGCGGTTCGACGACGCCCTCCTGGCCGACGGCGCGACCGTGCTGGCCGAGCTCGCGCTGCGCCGGATCGGGCGGTGA
- a CDS encoding WD40 repeat domain-containing protein: protein MDSRFDVHQRVEAAEGSVIFQAGQDQYLVGRDLHLHYADGVHRVRRVDADAAGDECPYPGLVAFGPAQGRWFFGRDRLVAELVGRLDERLREGGPLVVVAPSGAGKSSLLRAGLLPALAAGRLEGSRHWPCLLFTPTARPVPVLAKYLAAVVGTEPERVRAADPEVVVALTREALADRGGTGPARLVVVVDQLEELFTLCEDERERTDFLDLLARLAAPGPDGQPPVALVVYGLRADFYASCADYPHLRAASQDHQLFLGPMSGTELREAVLLPARAVGLDVEPGLVELLLADLGVATSDDPAAGRYEAGRLPLLAHALRATWQQRHGHTLTVAGYRATGGIREAVATTAEGVFTALDDTGREIAEALLPRLVAVGDGETGDTRRRVPRSELAALGRDPEAVAAVVDAFTGSRLLTRDQDTVEITHEALVRAWPRLRDWINSDRAGNLVRQELEQAAAGWDRDHRDPSRLYRGGRLDTARAVASTRDLPPTAALFLAESVRRHHRRVRARRHRFALLTALALIASVTAVVAFRQGDAAREARDAAVEHRDTAVYNQVTAEADHVGYTDASLAVQLDLAAYRMRRSPDQATKLLAAANTVLATSLPAGTDNVRAVAFSPDGQLMATGAENREVRLWRVADPARPTPLGPTLTDLTGVVVSLAFSPDGKVLAGTGNGATQLWSLADPARPVALGRMAGHISTVSSVAFSPDGRTAATSGEDSTVRLWDVTDPAAPTAIGAPLTGHTDSVFEAVFSPDGRTLASVDNDNHLLLWNVADPARPTSLAAPGDGHTGPVLSVAFSPDGRTLATGSQDRTVRLWNVADPAKPAQLGQLTGHTSYIWSLAFSPDGRTLASAGYDHKALLWNVADPAHPAPLGWSLTGHTGPVTAVAFRPDGHTLATGSHDRTVRLWDVPRTLLAGHTGSVEAVALSRGGRTLATTGVDRTVRLWDTSDPAAPEALGTPLTGFGESVTSLAFSPDGRTLAAGSKDHVVRLWDVADPAKPAPLGQLTGHTGYVWTVAFSPDGRVLASGGDEGVVRLWDVATPARATQVSVLTVSAGYRLASLAFSPDGQVLATGGSDNAVRLWNLTNLPPTPWGTTLTGHSGPVWSVAFSPDGRTAASAAEDGAVRLWDVGDPDDFKEAAPALGAHTDNAYAVAFSPDGRTLASAGKDRVLRFWDVTDKAEPRAVGPAVPGHTDAVNAVAFSPDGRFLVTGSSDRTAKLWPLDVDRVIERICAASRNVLTAAQWEKHVGQPDFAPPCP from the coding sequence GTGGATTCGCGATTCGACGTCCACCAGCGGGTCGAGGCCGCCGAGGGGTCGGTGATCTTCCAGGCCGGCCAGGACCAGTACCTCGTCGGCCGGGACCTGCACCTGCACTACGCCGACGGCGTGCACCGGGTCCGGCGGGTGGACGCCGACGCGGCCGGCGACGAGTGCCCGTACCCCGGCCTGGTCGCGTTCGGTCCCGCGCAGGGGCGGTGGTTCTTCGGCCGCGACCGGCTGGTCGCGGAGCTGGTCGGCCGGCTCGACGAGCGGCTCCGCGAGGGCGGGCCGCTGGTGGTGGTCGCACCGTCGGGCGCGGGCAAGTCGTCGCTGCTGCGGGCCGGGTTGCTGCCCGCGCTGGCGGCCGGCCGGCTGGAGGGCTCGCGGCACTGGCCGTGCCTGCTCTTCACGCCCACCGCCCGGCCGGTGCCGGTGCTGGCGAAGTACCTGGCCGCGGTCGTCGGCACCGAGCCGGAACGGGTGCGGGCGGCCGACCCCGAGGTCGTCGTGGCGTTGACCCGCGAGGCGCTGGCGGACCGCGGCGGTACCGGGCCCGCCCGCCTGGTCGTGGTCGTCGACCAGCTCGAAGAGCTGTTCACGCTGTGCGAGGACGAACGCGAGCGGACCGACTTCCTCGACCTGCTGGCGCGCCTGGCCGCGCCCGGCCCGGACGGGCAGCCGCCGGTGGCGCTGGTCGTGTACGGGCTGCGCGCGGACTTCTACGCCTCCTGCGCCGACTACCCCCACCTGCGGGCGGCCTCGCAGGACCACCAGCTGTTCCTCGGGCCGATGTCCGGGACCGAGCTGCGCGAGGCGGTGCTGCTGCCCGCGCGGGCCGTCGGGCTCGACGTCGAGCCGGGCCTGGTCGAACTGCTCCTGGCCGACCTGGGCGTCGCCACGTCGGACGACCCCGCCGCCGGCCGGTACGAGGCGGGTCGGCTGCCGCTGCTCGCGCACGCGCTGCGCGCCACCTGGCAGCAGCGGCACGGCCACACGCTGACCGTGGCCGGCTACCGGGCCACCGGCGGCATCCGGGAGGCCGTGGCCACCACCGCCGAGGGCGTCTTCACCGCGCTGGACGACACGGGCCGCGAGATCGCCGAAGCGCTGCTGCCCCGACTGGTCGCCGTCGGCGACGGCGAGACGGGCGACACCCGACGCCGCGTGCCCCGCTCCGAGCTGGCCGCCCTGGGCCGCGACCCGGAGGCCGTGGCGGCCGTGGTGGACGCGTTCACCGGCAGCCGGCTGCTCACCCGGGACCAGGACACGGTCGAGATCACGCACGAGGCGCTGGTGCGCGCGTGGCCGCGCCTGCGGGACTGGATCAACTCCGACCGGGCCGGCAACCTCGTCCGCCAGGAGCTGGAGCAGGCGGCGGCCGGGTGGGACCGCGACCACCGCGACCCGTCCCGGCTCTACCGCGGCGGCCGGTTGGACACCGCCCGCGCGGTCGCGTCCACCCGTGACCTGCCGCCGACCGCGGCCCTCTTCCTCGCCGAGTCCGTCCGCAGGCACCACCGCCGCGTCAGGGCGAGGCGGCACCGGTTCGCGCTGCTGACCGCGCTGGCGCTGATCGCCTCGGTCACGGCCGTGGTCGCGTTCCGGCAGGGCGACGCGGCGCGGGAGGCGCGCGACGCCGCCGTGGAGCACCGCGACACCGCCGTCTACAACCAGGTCACCGCCGAAGCCGACCACGTCGGCTACACCGACGCCTCGCTGGCCGTGCAGCTCGACCTGGCCGCCTACCGGATGCGCCGGTCGCCCGACCAGGCCACCAAGCTGCTCGCCGCCGCGAACACCGTGCTGGCCACGTCGTTGCCCGCGGGCACGGACAACGTGCGCGCCGTGGCGTTCAGCCCCGACGGGCAGCTCATGGCCACCGGTGCGGAGAACCGCGAGGTGCGGCTGTGGCGCGTCGCCGACCCGGCCCGCCCGACGCCACTGGGCCCGACGCTGACCGACCTGACCGGCGTGGTCGTCTCGCTCGCGTTCAGCCCGGACGGGAAGGTGCTGGCGGGCACCGGCAACGGCGCGACGCAGCTGTGGAGCCTCGCCGACCCCGCCCGTCCCGTCGCGCTGGGCCGGATGGCCGGCCACATCAGCACGGTCTCGTCGGTGGCCTTCAGCCCGGACGGCCGCACGGCCGCCACCTCGGGCGAGGACAGCACGGTCCGGCTGTGGGACGTGACCGACCCCGCCGCGCCCACCGCGATCGGCGCGCCGTTGACCGGCCACACCGACAGCGTCTTCGAAGCGGTGTTCAGCCCCGACGGCCGGACGCTGGCCAGCGTGGACAACGACAACCACCTGCTGCTGTGGAACGTCGCCGACCCGGCGCGGCCCACGTCGCTCGCCGCACCCGGGGACGGCCACACCGGACCGGTCCTGTCCGTCGCGTTCAGCCCGGACGGGCGCACGCTCGCCACGGGCAGCCAGGACCGCACGGTGCGGCTGTGGAACGTGGCCGACCCGGCGAAGCCCGCGCAGCTCGGCCAGCTCACCGGCCACACCAGCTACATCTGGTCGCTCGCGTTCAGCCCGGACGGCCGGACCCTGGCCAGCGCCGGCTACGACCACAAGGCGCTGCTGTGGAACGTGGCCGACCCGGCGCACCCGGCACCGCTGGGCTGGTCGCTCACCGGCCACACCGGTCCGGTGACGGCGGTGGCGTTCCGGCCGGACGGGCACACGCTGGCCACCGGCAGCCATGACCGGACCGTGCGGCTGTGGGACGTCCCGCGCACCCTCCTCGCCGGGCACACCGGCAGCGTGGAGGCGGTGGCGCTCAGCCGTGGCGGCCGCACCCTCGCGACCACCGGCGTCGACCGCACCGTCCGGCTCTGGGACACCTCCGACCCGGCCGCGCCGGAAGCGCTCGGCACGCCGCTGACCGGGTTCGGCGAGTCCGTGACGTCGCTGGCGTTCAGCCCGGACGGGCGCACCCTGGCCGCCGGGAGCAAGGACCACGTCGTGCGGCTGTGGGACGTGGCCGACCCGGCGAAGCCCGCGCCGCTCGGGCAGCTCACCGGGCACACCGGGTACGTGTGGACGGTGGCGTTCAGCCCGGACGGACGGGTGCTGGCCAGCGGCGGCGACGAGGGCGTGGTGCGGCTGTGGGACGTGGCGACCCCCGCCCGGGCGACCCAGGTCTCGGTGCTCACCGTCAGCGCGGGCTACCGCCTCGCGTCGCTGGCGTTCAGCCCCGACGGGCAGGTGCTGGCCACCGGTGGCAGCGACAACGCGGTGCGGCTGTGGAACCTGACCAACCTGCCGCCCACACCCTGGGGCACCACGCTCACCGGGCACTCCGGTCCGGTGTGGTCGGTGGCGTTCAGCCCGGACGGCCGCACCGCGGCGAGCGCGGCCGAGGACGGCGCGGTCCGGCTGTGGGACGTCGGCGACCCGGACGACTTCAAGGAGGCGGCTCCGGCTCTCGGCGCGCACACCGACAACGCGTACGCGGTCGCGTTCAGCCCCGACGGGCGCACCCTCGCCAGCGCCGGGAAGGACCGCGTCCTGCGGTTCTGGGACGTCACGGACAAGGCGGAGCCGAGGGCGGTCGGCCCCGCCGTGCCCGGTCACACCGACGCGGTGAACGCGGTGGCGTTCAGCCCGGACGGGCGATTCCTCGTCACCGGCAGCAGCGACCGGACCGCGAAGCTCTGGCCGCTCGACGTCGACCGGGTGATCGAGCGGATCTGCGCGGCGT
- a CDS encoding endo-1,4-beta-xylanase has translation MVAALVLPTSPAAAETAGTTLASAAARSGRYFGVGVQGHKLSDPTYAGILDREFAVVTPENEMKLDATEPQQNRFTFTAADRVVGHAEQHGKQVRGHTLLWHAGQPSWLAALRGSALRQAMLNHVTGVMSYYKGRIHSWDVVNEAFADGTTGARRDSNFQRTGDDWIEAAFRTARAADPAAKLCYNDYNVENWAHAKTQAVYRMVRDFKSRGVPIDCVGLQSHFTTHHPVPADFTTTLRNFAALGVDVQLTELDVEGSGAAQADSYRRAVQACLAVSRCTGITVWGVRDSDSWRASATPLLFDGTGAKKPAYTAVLDALDAGSCGLAAMPPHK, from the coding sequence TTGGTCGCGGCGCTCGTGCTGCCCACCAGCCCGGCCGCCGCCGAGACCGCCGGCACCACCCTCGCCTCGGCCGCCGCGCGCAGCGGCCGGTACTTCGGCGTGGGCGTGCAGGGCCACAAGCTGTCCGACCCCACGTACGCGGGCATCCTGGACCGCGAGTTCGCCGTCGTCACGCCCGAGAACGAGATGAAGCTCGACGCCACCGAGCCGCAGCAGAACCGCTTCACCTTCACCGCGGCCGACCGGGTGGTGGGCCACGCCGAGCAGCACGGCAAGCAGGTGCGCGGCCACACGTTGCTCTGGCACGCGGGGCAGCCGTCCTGGCTGGCCGCCCTCCGGGGTTCGGCGCTGCGCCAGGCGATGCTGAACCACGTGACCGGGGTGATGTCCTACTACAAGGGCCGCATCCACTCCTGGGACGTGGTCAACGAGGCGTTCGCCGACGGCACGACCGGTGCGCGCCGCGACTCGAACTTCCAGCGCACCGGCGACGACTGGATCGAGGCGGCCTTCCGCACCGCCCGCGCGGCCGACCCCGCCGCGAAGCTCTGCTACAACGACTACAACGTGGAGAACTGGGCGCACGCCAAGACGCAGGCCGTCTACCGGATGGTGCGCGACTTCAAGTCCCGCGGGGTGCCGATCGACTGCGTCGGCCTCCAGTCCCACTTCACCACCCACCACCCGGTGCCGGCCGACTTCACGACCACGCTGCGGAACTTCGCCGCCCTGGGCGTGGACGTGCAGCTCACCGAGCTGGACGTGGAGGGTTCCGGCGCGGCCCAGGCGGACAGCTACCGGCGCGCCGTGCAGGCGTGCCTGGCGGTGAGCCGGTGCACCGGCATCACGGTGTGGGGCGTCCGCGACAGCGACTCGTGGCGCGCCTCGGCCACACCGCTGCTGTTCGACGGCACGGGCGCGAAGAAGCCCGCGTACACGGCGGTCCTGGACGCCCTCGACGCCGGCTCGTGCGGGCTCGCCGCGATGCCGCCGCACAAATAA
- a CDS encoding TetR/AcrR family transcriptional regulator yields MEKAAARTTERRRGEALVRAIHDAALAELAEVGLGQLSMEGIARRAATAKTVLYRRWASPHELLVDAVARAHPVEVPTPAADDLRGDLVAALTVLTDWMATPAATAVLAVMSERHRYPDLAEALYRDVFDPRGGTFTATVLRHYAAHGGLDRRRLTPITTQIGEALVFKLTLDLGRIPTAADVAAIVDEALLPALGFPPA; encoded by the coding sequence ATGGAGAAAGCGGCTGCCAGGACGACGGAACGGCGGCGCGGCGAGGCACTGGTGCGCGCCATCCACGACGCCGCGCTCGCCGAGCTCGCCGAGGTCGGGTTGGGCCAGCTCAGCATGGAGGGCATCGCCCGCCGCGCGGCCACCGCGAAGACCGTCCTCTACCGCCGTTGGGCGAGCCCGCACGAGCTGCTGGTCGACGCCGTGGCCCGGGCGCACCCGGTGGAGGTGCCGACCCCGGCGGCGGACGACCTGCGCGGAGACCTGGTCGCGGCGCTCACCGTGCTGACCGACTGGATGGCGACACCGGCGGCCACCGCCGTGCTGGCGGTCATGTCCGAACGCCACCGCTACCCCGATCTCGCCGAAGCCCTCTACCGCGACGTCTTCGACCCCAGGGGTGGCACGTTCACCGCCACGGTCCTGCGGCACTACGCCGCCCACGGCGGCCTGGACCGCCGCCGGCTAACCCCGATCACCACCCAGATCGGGGAGGCCCTGGTCTTCAAGCTGACCCTGGACCTCGGCCGCATCCCGACGGCCGCCGACGTGGCCGCGATCGTCGACGAAGCCCTCCTCCCGGCCCTCGGCTTCCCGCCCGCCTGA
- a CDS encoding Lrp/AsnC family transcriptional regulator, whose amino-acid sequence MQDSLTPDETDLRLVHALQAAPRASWHEVGRSLGVDPVTAARRWQGLVDAGLARVTAYPEVRLWAQDHCNAFIEVDIEPTARPHAVEVLSRIPQIVSISVISSGRDLFLTVLTPDLAGLSHVVLQQLHGLPGLRRTRTHTVTTVYGEGNHWRLGALEPQRRARAGAGRPTGGRAVWKPHHREVLRALDDGRRPAAEIAARTGRSGSTVRRWLGEMVDGRLLSLRCEVAQPITGWPITATFWARVPPDELDRTATALTELPEVRLCAAVTGADNLVMTLWLRSLGDVQRLEAELARRLPALTLTDRAVTLRAVKRMGCLVDETGRITEVVPVDPWATA is encoded by the coding sequence ATGCAGGATTCGCTCACACCGGACGAGACCGACCTCAGGCTCGTCCACGCCCTCCAGGCCGCGCCGCGGGCGTCGTGGCACGAGGTCGGGCGCTCGCTCGGCGTCGACCCGGTCACCGCGGCACGGCGGTGGCAGGGGCTCGTCGACGCGGGGCTCGCGCGCGTCACCGCCTACCCCGAGGTGCGGCTGTGGGCCCAGGACCACTGCAACGCGTTCATCGAGGTCGACATCGAGCCGACCGCCCGTCCGCACGCCGTGGAGGTGCTGTCCCGGATACCGCAGATCGTGTCGATCTCCGTCATCAGCAGCGGCCGGGACCTGTTCCTGACCGTGCTGACCCCCGACCTCGCCGGCCTGTCGCACGTCGTGCTCCAGCAGCTGCACGGGTTGCCGGGCCTGCGGCGGACCCGCACCCACACCGTCACCACCGTCTACGGCGAGGGCAACCACTGGCGGCTCGGCGCGCTCGAACCCCAGCGGCGCGCGCGGGCCGGTGCCGGCCGGCCGACCGGCGGCCGCGCGGTGTGGAAGCCCCACCACCGGGAGGTGCTGCGCGCGCTCGACGACGGACGCCGGCCGGCGGCGGAGATCGCGGCCCGCACCGGGCGGAGCGGGTCCACCGTGCGCCGGTGGTTGGGCGAGATGGTCGACGGCCGGCTGCTGTCGCTGCGCTGCGAGGTCGCCCAACCGATCACCGGGTGGCCGATCACGGCGACGTTCTGGGCCAGGGTGCCGCCGGACGAGCTGGACCGGACCGCGACCGCGTTGACCGAGCTGCCGGAGGTCCGGCTGTGCGCGGCCGTCACCGGCGCCGACAACCTGGTGATGACGTTGTGGCTGCGCTCGCTGGGCGATGTCCAGCGCCTGGAGGCGGAACTGGCCCGGCGGCTGCCCGCGCTCACGCTCACCGACCGGGCCGTGACCCTGCGCGCGGTGAAGCGGATGGGGTGCCTGGTGGACGAAACGGGCCGGATCACCGAAGTGGTGCCCGTCGATCCGTGGGCGACCGCGTGA
- a CDS encoding glycosyltransferase: MRVLFASLASAGHTYPMVPLAVAAREAGHEVHFAVGEEVHAPLAANGLRPFRPADTFYEMYAEDLEPELARLRPDLVVHGWGVPGAATAARRAGIPGLWHGFGRLFPDGIGFERPERAVPGRPHVDICPPSLQDRDFLADSERIELRPVAFSEPDELSSWEDRRTSQPLVYLTLGTAFGTPELLATAISGLSAVDARVVVATGRVRPDRLGSLPDNVTVRSWVSQADLLPHVDVVVHHGGSGTTLGALAVGAPQLFLPQGADQFANAEAVTAAGAGARLLPDEVGADAIADHVRTLARPGGHVDAARSIAAEIARMPSPDDVARRLPEYVERT, encoded by the coding sequence ATGCGCGTTCTCTTCGCCTCGCTCGCGTCCGCGGGGCACACCTACCCGATGGTCCCGCTGGCCGTCGCCGCCCGCGAGGCCGGGCACGAAGTGCACTTCGCCGTCGGCGAGGAGGTGCACGCGCCGTTGGCCGCGAACGGGCTGCGGCCGTTCCGCCCGGCCGACACGTTCTACGAGATGTACGCCGAGGATCTGGAGCCGGAGCTGGCGCGACTGCGGCCGGACCTCGTCGTGCACGGGTGGGGTGTGCCGGGCGCCGCGACAGCCGCGCGCCGCGCCGGGATCCCCGGTCTCTGGCACGGTTTCGGCCGCCTGTTCCCCGACGGGATCGGCTTCGAGCGGCCGGAGCGGGCGGTGCCCGGTCGGCCGCACGTCGACATCTGCCCGCCGTCGTTGCAGGACAGGGACTTCCTGGCGGACTCGGAGCGGATCGAGCTGCGCCCGGTCGCGTTCTCGGAGCCGGACGAACTGTCCTCCTGGGAGGATCGCCGCACGTCGCAGCCCCTGGTCTACCTGACGCTCGGCACCGCGTTCGGCACACCGGAACTGCTGGCCACCGCCATCAGCGGATTGTCGGCGGTGGACGCGCGGGTCGTCGTCGCCACCGGCCGCGTGCGTCCGGACCGGCTCGGCTCCCTGCCGGACAACGTCACCGTCCGGTCCTGGGTGTCCCAAGCCGACCTGCTGCCGCACGTGGACGTCGTCGTGCACCACGGCGGCAGCGGCACCACCCTGGGCGCGCTCGCCGTCGGCGCGCCGCAGTTGTTCCTGCCCCAGGGCGCGGACCAGTTCGCCAACGCCGAGGCCGTCACCGCCGCCGGGGCCGGTGCGCGGCTGCTGCCGGACGAGGTGGGCGCGGACGCGATCGCCGACCACGTCCGGACCTTGGCACGACCCGGCGGGCACGTCGACGCGGCCCGCTCGATCGCCGCGGAGATCGCGCGGATGCCCTCGCCGGACGACGTGGCCCGCCGACTCCCCGAATATGTGGAACGCACATGA